AAAAAATGTAATAAAAATACCAATGGATATGACTGTGATTAAGATTAAGAACATGATACTGCCGTAATCCCTTTTCTTGAGTAATATGAAGCCTATGATAAGTAAGGTCAAAAAACCAATAAAAATACCCATTCTTGATATGGTAAAAAAAAGCCCGAAGATTATAATAATCGATGTCACCTTGAAAAAAATGCTCTTTTTTATTAAACCATAATAGATAGTCAAAGGGATAAAAAATAAAAAATAGCCTGCAAGGGTGCTCTCATTGAGAAACGATGCAAACGGCACATTCTTTTTACTGAGAAAAAACGCCTCTTTTCCTTCTGTGAATATTACCTTTAAACTGGGAAAGAGAAATAAAAACTGAAATACCATTATAAAAACCACAAGGGTCATAGATACAACTAAAGCTTTTATTAAAATTTCCTTTTCTTTATATAAATAAAAGATAAAAATGCTTGCCATCATCCATGCAATAGAATTAATTTCTATAAGACTATTATAGAGATTCCAGGTATAGACAAGACTCAATAAGTTAAAGAAGATAAACGGGGAGATGAAAATCGCTAATGTATTGAGGCCATTGGCTGAATTTAAAATAGATTTATTTCTTTTATGTTCTTCATAAAATATCATTAAAACTGAAATGACAAGGAGCATTGAGAATGTGGTCTCTATCCAGAATCTGTCAATAGTAATATAAAATAATGTAAGGTGGTTTCCTCCGAGAAATGGAATAAGAAAAAAAGCCAGCGGCGGAATGATTCGACTCAAACTAAGGTCTTTTATGTATCTTTTTTTCAAATTTTTTGTCCTTACTTTTAAATGATAAATATAAAAAGGTCAACAATTAATATAAAAATATAAAATTACATTAAATTTAAAATAAGAGGATATAATACTTGCGCACCTTTTTTATTCCTTATGATAACCTCAGCTTCATATTTTCCTGGAGAAACATCTTTTACATTCCATGTTACTTCCCCTGTTCCTTGATTTATAGTCATGTCCTTAGGGGCTTTATTGAAAGCAAAAGACAGTCCTTCCTTTTCTTCTGTCAGAATCTTAAAAACCATAATCTGGTTTTCTATCTTCGGTTCTGTATGACCCAATACCTTTGGCACTGTAGATTGGACGGTTAAACTAAAAAATCTTGGCTTACCCATCAAGTCTTTCCTAAACGGTGTTATTGTAACACCAATAGTGTCTCCTTCTTTAAAACCCGAAATACTATCATTGTTATAATCTTCAATCGTTTTTTCATTGATTTTCCATTGATATTTATAGTTTATGGCAGGATTCTTCTTGTCAATTATGACCTTAATTATATCCTTATTATCTGACGATATAAGCTCAAGCCTTGCCTTTTCCACATAAGGAATAGATGTTGTCTCCATCCTTTTTCCTTCTGTTTCTTTTTTTGGAATAGAGGTTTCTCCTGTAAGCTCCTTCTGTTCTTCTTTATCTTTTACATAAAATACAAAAAAAAGGATTAAAAGAATTATTATTATGCCAATAGAATAATATAGAAATCTCCTGTCTATCTTAAATCTTACATTCTTTTTTTTAATCGACCGATTTTGTTTTGTCTTTTTAATAGGCATAGAGGACTTCTAATTGTGCCCTTTCTGTGGGATTCTGTTGTTTTTCGCCCTGCACCTCAATACTATACATATATGGAAAATGTTGGGGGGTAATTACACCGCTGGCAGATTCCGTTACACCTGTTCCCTCAAGTGCTACGCCTCCTGTATTAGTATTACCCGCAACAGTATCTGTTATCTTTACATACACATCATATGGAGCACCTAACGTAGACTTTAAGGTTAATTTCAAGTCGGCAGAATTTTTTATGTTTGTGTCAGAAACACAGGTTGTGTGCCAGGAAGATGTGGCTGAAAGGAGCTTGCTGCTGAAGCATGCATTTGTTGCAACCCCTGTGACTGCAGTATTTGTAGAAAGATTAAAGGCGCTTAAAGCAGAACTAATAGAACTTCCTGGAGTGGAAGTTGCAATACTGATTGAGGTTGGGATAAAATCCTTTAAAAAGAAATCAACGGTGCCATATGATGCCTCTTTTGCTGTTTTGTAATTCTTTTCAAGAACAGAAACTTCTGTCCCTCTTCCGAGAAAATATAGTATAGCCCCTACCAGTAAAGAAGATATGAGAATAATCATTAACACAAGCACCATTGCCACACCTTTTTTGTGTTTAAAACTTTGTCTTTTCATAGAGTCTTTGGCTTTATAACAAGGATATGTTGTTTCCATCTATAATTCTGCCAGCCTGTTCCAATTATTGAGGGTAGATTAAAATCCCTCCCCTGCCCGAATTCTCCCACAGTTATCGTGCTTGTTGGATATGTATAATAGTTATCCTTTCCACCATCGTGGGTTAGAATATAAACTCTTACCTCTTTAACCCTTTTCCTGATAGTTGTGGCTGAAAGACCTGATAAACTATTAGAATAAGTTTCGGCAATACCGTCTTCATTATTATCAAGGGCGAATATAACCTGCATGTCTGCTACGCAGTCAAGGATGGGCATTTCAACTAAGTTGCCATCTGATTGATTGACTACTGCCTTATACAATATACCAGTATTTGAGGCACATCTTTTAGGAACAGACGATGTAGTAGGTATCTTTATATAATAATCTGTTCTATTAAAAGGCATTCTAAGGTCTGTGCTGGTGTCTACACCGTAGATCATATATCTTTCTCCTGAATTCTGTGGTGAAAAATTAGAAGAAAAAGAGGTGGCATTAAAGTTTGTGTAGAAATTTCCATCTGCATCTACTATCAATTCATTACTGCTATAAATATCTTTTGGTGGTTTAATGACAATTACCCTGTTGCCGTTATTTAGATTCTGACTCGATGAACTCCACTGTTTTGGCACAGGTTTATTCTCAAAGGTTATATAAGTCCATTTTGTGCATGCATTATTTGTGGCAGCAACTAATGATTTGATGACAAGATAATCAGAATTGTTAAGTCCTGCATTGTTACCTAATACAAAAGGTCTTGGAACACCGGTGGGTGCATCATTATATGTGCTTGAAGGTGATGTAGATGCCTCATTGTAATTTATGGATGTTTTATAGCTTTCAGGAAGACCGTAACCTGCATGCTCAATATCATAGACAAGTATTCCAAAACCTATAAAGCTGTCCATCTGTGTGGATATGATACCCATCTCCTGGCCCGCCTGCTTAAGGACATTTTTAAAAGTATCGGAACTTATAGCCACTATGATTGCGAGGATGGTTAATGCAACAAGGAGTTCTATTAAGGTAAAACCTTTCTTGTTGCAGATTTTTTTCATCTTCATTTAACCTCTATTTATTATTGAACGCACAGAATGGTTCCACACCTTATTAGTAATTTTCCAGCTAACCGATACCTCCACAGAGGAGCTATTTCCTGACATGGCAGCAACACTCCATTCTACGTTAAAAGTCCTTTCAAAATTTTTTATTTTCCTGGTAACCGTGGCACTTCCAGAAGTAAGGGATGTGTATGATATATTCCTTAATTCGTTCATCTTCTGCTCAGCAATCTTTATTGATTCATCCCTGCATAGATTATTTAAATTATATTGGGTATACAAAAGCAGGCCCTCAAGGGCACCGAGCATCCCTATGGTAAGAATAGTTATGGCTACCAGAACCTCAGTTAATGTAAAACCTTTGTTATTGCGTTTCACAGTTTGCATCATTACACCCGGAAGATTGGTTTTTTATCTTGCCCATATTAATCTTTGTTCGAGAGACCTTAATACAATCATATGTAGGATTAACTTTAGAATATATGCAGACCGTTGTAGTGGTATTGGAGTAGCCTCTTGCATTGAAACTTATAAAACCTCCTCCGCTGGCTGTTATAGGATGAACAAACTGACCATGGGAGGTAAAAAGTACATCAGGATTCTTCTGTGCCCGGAGGACAACAGCATCTGTTCCTGTATCTAAGACCTCGTTTTCATTGGTATCCACATAGCCTATATAATCATTGGAGGTCAATTCCATAAAAGTCATCCTATTAGACCTCATTGCCATCAATCTTAATTTTATAAGGTCAGAATATATGGCTCTTGTCTGATTATTTATCTCGTTTTTCATTACAAAATTTCTATATCCAAAGACAGATATGCCGGCAAGGATACCTACTATGATGACAACTACCATAAGCTCAATAAGAGAGAATCCTTTATCCCTTTTCATCTTTCCTTTATATGGATTATCTTTTTCATTGGTCTTGGCCCTATGACCACAGATAATCCCTGCCCCCTTGGTGGCATACCTGTTATTGCCGATGTTCTTCTCCCTTCTTTTTCAGAAAAAGCGGAGCTTAGCTGTAATTCCTTTATCTCTCCTGTGGATACCTGAAGGAGACCCTTCCCTAACAAGCCTGTTGCACCGCCACCTGTTTTATAATCCACTGCCCATATATATGTATTTCCACCTACCGCACAAATATCGGCAGATGGTCTAAAGGTGGTAAAAAATACAACGCCACTGAAAATTGCAAGGGGGTCTGTTATGACCCTTTCCTGGAGGTTGGTAGAATCAGGTTGATCAAGATTTATATACCAGCCTGAGTATATAGAATCCAATGTGGATGAAGGGCTTGATGTCTGATTTTTAAGATTTGATTCTGTAACTGAAGAAGAGCATGAGGTATCTAATGTATTTGAAGATGAGTAACACGGTTCTTTCAATCCATATACCCGTCGTATTGTAGTTGAGTCAGATGTGCTTCCAGGGTCATCTATATTTGTCCCCATCTTATAAAAATACCTCCCTGTGCCAAAATAAAGCCATAATTTACCGTTATTTCTATCCTGTAATTTAGCTACCGCTGCTGTAACAGGACCGATGTTATCTATCACCGAATTTACCACCCAATTACCTACATTTTCGCTTTCTTTAGTTAAAAGCCTTATTACACCTCCTTTAGTCCATGTGGAACTGGAGGTGCATGGTGAATCTGCACATTTTGTATATCCAATATAGACCACATCATCCTTATAAAAACCAGAGGAGCTTGTATTTCCTTTATCTATATCAAGGGTAGAATTAATGATTGAACCCCCAAAGGCATTTGTTATCCCCGTGTCTATCTTCCTTTCTAAATTCCCTGTTTTTAAATCAAGGACAAACAACCTCAACTGCTGGTCTGATTTACCTAAAAACTGACGATAAGCAGTATTTATTGGGCCTGTAGGGCCTGATGCAAATACTACATACCACTTTCCGTTTTTTGAATAATCACCTACCCTTATTATAGCTGGTCCAGAGGTAGACATACCGAGTTCAGAATGTGAAAACTCCCATAGAAGCACAGGATTATCTGGGTCTGTGACATCTATGGCAAAATAAGAGGAATAACCTAAATCTGAGACAGGGGTTTTAATGCAGTCAGTGCAAGATGACCCATAATTTCTTGTGGCTCCCCCAAAACCCATACCACCTATAAGTATAGTCCTCCAACTATTTACGGTCTTTGTATCATTATCGTTGCCGTTTATACTGGCATCAACAAGAAATGTGGATGAATCTACATAATATAAATGACAGTAATCTTCCGCTGCAAAGTATTTAAGATAAGGCAATGCATGTTTTGGTATGAATGCCCATATTTCTTTTCCCAAATCAGAACCCTCTAATTTACCCCTTTCATATTGACCCTTGCCTGACCAGTTCTGTTTGAGATTCCCCAAATAAAAGGCATGGAGCATCCCATCGTTTGCCCCCACATAGGCAACACCCCTATTTTTATAACTATTTTGATTTACAAACTCATAATAAGTGGCATCATTATAACCGTTGGGCGGATTCTGATGGTAAGTATTAACTGGCGAGAACGATTGTATCCTCGGTGTAGAATTTATAATATCCCCTAATTTCCATGTTCCTGTTATGCTGCTTATAGTTACCGTCCTATTTCTGTATCCACTTTTATCTATACCATGGACATAATTTATAAGGTCTTGGGTATCGGTTAGGCTTCCCACATTGAGATATGACTGTAATGCTGCAGCATTGCTTGTGGAAAAATTTACCAATGAACCGCTTAGCTGAGTATATATAGACCTTGGGGACGTAGATACATTTCTTTCAAACAGAACCTTTCCTGCCTCCCACAGATTTTTTACCTCCTCAATATTAATGGTGTTTACATATGAATCCTGGCTACCATCTCCATCTGTATCTTGGTATCTTTTTACAAGCGTTTCATTAGATGTGGAATCAAAATAAAAATTAACAATATAATCATTTTTAAGGTCCAAAATCTTATCCACCGTTGTATCCTCTCTGATGTTGCTGTTTTGTAGATAGGGATCCACAAAATACCAGAGATTATGCATCTTCCCCACCCAATCTATCTCCGTGGAACCAAAGGTCTTTTTTGGGAAATAGACAGCCTGAAGCAGATTTGCACCGCTTCCTTCACTGGAGGCAAGTATAGATACTGCACTACCTGTTGAAATCCTTCTGAGGAGATCCAATACAACGGTGGCAATCCTTTCCTTTAACTCTGTGGCGCTATCTGCCTTGAAAAAGGTATCTGGCACACCATCTCCGTTTTTATCCCAATCTGGCTGAGATGCAGGAATATTAGTGCATGAACTACCTCTACCGCAATTGGAAATAGTGCAACAATCATCAACAGGTCCACATATGCCGTCAGGATATCCACTTGTTCCACCTGGCCAGGTGTTGTTCCTGTCAAAGGCGCCATACATAGCCACATTTTTCAATGACCTCTCACCTGTGCCACCCAGCCATAGACCTATAGTATAGACTGATTCTACATAACTACTTATGCCTGTTGGTTGATTGGTATATCCTTTTTTATGCATCCAGTAGGCAGGAACCACAGGGTCAGGTGATTCTGATTCTTGATCGTCGCTTATTTTACAATAAGAACTAACAGGGAAGCCTCCCCTGTTCCACTGGCCATCTGATAAAAGGAGGACAAAATTTTTGGCGCAAGGGACAAGCTCAAACTCATTTCCCTGGCAGTTTCCGTCATTGTTTTTATCAAAACATCTATACATAGGGTTCTTCCATTCGGCTCCTACGCCTGATTGTGGTTGAGGGCCACCGTATTTTGCATCATTCTGGGCCAAATAATTTAAGGCATCCCACATGGCAGGTCCTGTTGGTGTTGCGCCACCTGTTGATTCATCATTTATGGCAGTTATTACATTCTTATAAGGATTAACCCCGTCATAGCTTGCAGAAGCAGTAAAATCACCTACGTAAACAGTTCTTTGAACCCCTGAACTATTAAAAAACATGGCTCCTATAATAGGCTTTGGTGAAAAATCTTTAAGCTGAAATAAAAGACCACCCTTAGTTCCAGTTATTCTCTCCCATAGTGCCTTAACCAATGTAACACCGTCTGCTCCCTTGAGTGTGCATCCCGCGCTATCACAACTCAACTGGACATCAGGGTATACCTCAGGATCACAGCTTCTGATGGAATTGTTACAGCTTTCCGGCTTACCACCTGTTAATGCCCATCTTACTATATCAATCCTCCTCATATATTTATAATTTAGATAATTTCCTGAATCTACGTTACAATCTCCAGAAAGCGCCCATGATGAACAACAAGCATATCTTGTTGAACTACATCCGTGTGTGCCCATGGGATCACAATAATCGTAACCAAAGGTGCTTCTTTTACACACCCAACTTGTGCATGTTCTTGTGCATGGGACACCAGAAGGTGTTGTCTCCACCCAAAGGCATGATGATGTAGAAGGGTCACAATATGTCACTCCATCAGATGGATTAACAGGTTTATAGTATTTTGTAGGGTCAAAATATCCTTCATAAACTATGGAGGCATTATATGTTCCATTATCGCACGATGTCCCGCTTGTAATAGATGAATATGCACACCAGCCCATACTACCACTGGTATCAATAAGTAAGAGCAGATTGGGGTCTACAGGTGTGCCTATAGATGAAGGCATCTGACAGTAATCACCCATTGCCTGTGCCTGTGTCAATGAAGGGTTAAATATGATAATTAAGGCAATAAATACAATAATAAAGTAACCTTTCATCTTTACCATCTTTACCTCTCAAGGACTATTGAATGAAGTCTCTTAGAGTCACATACAGGGCTGTCTATGGCAAATTGAAGCCTCCTTCCTACCATAGAACTATCGAGGTCATCCTTGGCATAATCGGGAAATTTAAAATTCCACAAACCTTTACAGTTTTCGCTGGTTACCTGAACCCTCACAATACCTGTTATAGGGTCTACGGCTTTTATTATCCCTGTTAGATTGAGTTTCTCCTGTGAAAATGATGTTCTTGGAAAAGAAATCAATATGAATAAAATGGCAAAAAATACAAATACTTTTGAAAATGATTTAATCCTATCCATAAAACCCCCTCATAACCTTTTTTTGTTGGCTATGGTCTCAATATATTCAGAACTGCTATTGTTAACACCTTACCATAAAAAATATATATAATTGCGGCAAGGGATAGAAATGGTCCAAAAGGTATGGCATATTTGGCACCCTTGCCTTTTATGAGCATTACAGGAACACCTACAATAGTCCCCAAGAAAGAACCTGCTATGAGACTAAACACAGCACCCTTTATGCCACAGAATGCACCTATCATACCTATAAGTTTTATATCACCTCCACCCATACCTTCTATCTTTCTTAAAAGTTGGTATCCATAGGCGATTATAAAAAGCACACCACCACCTAATAATACCCCGATAAGGGCATCAAGAAAACCGAAATTATGTCTGAAAAAGGATAAAACAAGGCCAGCTGCCAAACCACCGAGGCTTAAAAGGTCGGGTATAATCTGAAATTCCAGGTCAATAAAGGATATAATTATAAGGATAGAAACAAAGAACAACAATACGGCAAATTCCATATTCAAGCCAGTAACCCTATAAACCATTAGATATAGTAAAGCCGTTATAGTTTCTACTATAGGATATTTAATTGATATCTTTGAACTACAATTACGGCATCTGCCTTTCAGGATTATGTAGCTTAAGATGGGTATATTGTCAAAATATTTTATGGGTTTTTCACAATTGGGGCAGAATGAGCTTGGCTTGATAATAGATTTATTACGAGGAAGCCTATAAATACACACGTTTAGAAAGCTTCCTACAATAGCACCAAAAATAAACACAATTATACTCATAGATATATTTATAAACTATTATCAAAGATAATTCTATGACAAATGTCACATTATTTTTTTCAAAACGAGAGCGTTGCAAAATAAGACAAAGGCCTTAGAAGATGGAGATATTTTTTTAAAATCTAAACGATTTAGCAAAATATCAAGTGTTAGTAACATGTTTCAAATGCCTCAAGTTCAGGCGGGAAAGCCAATAAAAAAGGGGGCTAAAAAGCCCCCCTCTTAAGAATTAAACTTATTAGCCCTTTGGTATGTAAGAGGCATCGATAGTCCCACCCCATGTCCATCTACCTGTTGACCAATCAGGGGTAAGGGTAAGTGTTCCTGTAAGACCACTGATTGTAGATGTAGCTGTAATTACAGCGTTTGCGTCCGTTGTATATGTGGCATACTGGGTCTGTGGTTCTACACCAAACGTGGTTTTAATGGCAGCTGCATCAGAGCAGGCAGGGAATGTAGTGCTGGTGTTCTCTGTATAGTATGCTATAATGGCATTTTTGACAGCGCCCATACTGTTTATAACACCAGAGAGTTTGGATTTCTTTGTGTATCCTGTATATGCAGGAATAGCAATTGCAGCCAGGATACCGATGATAGCTATGACTATTAATAGCTCAATCAATGTAAAACCTTTACTATTTCTTTGAACCTTAAACATAAAACACCTCCTTAATATTTAAAAAATTACTACGATTTTTATTATAACATTCTTTTTTATTTTGTAAACAATTTTTTAAAAAATATTTCTTATTCAAAAAAGACTTCTATATAATCAATTCTTTGGTATATATGAATTATCCACAGTCCCACCCCATGTCCATCTACCTGTTGACCAATCAGGGGTAAGGGTAAGTGTTCCTGTAAGACCACTGATTGTAGATGTAGCTGTAATTACAGCGTTTGCGTCCGTTGTATATGTGGCATACTGGGTCTGTGGTTCTACACCAAACGTGGTTTTAATGGCAGCTGCATCAGAGCAGGCAGGGAATGTAGTGCTGGTGTTCTCTGTATAGTATGCTATAATGGCATTTTTGACAGCACCCATACTGTTTATAACACTTGTAAGTCTTGATTTCTTAGCATAATTAGAATAGGCAGGAATCGCTATAGCAGCAAGTATACCTATAATTGCTATGACTATTAATAGCTCGATCAATGTAAAACCTTTATTTTTTTTAAAACTTAACATAATAATACCTCCAATTAGCGAAAACAAATTATTTAAATATAATTTAAATAATTATGAATTTGATTAATTCTATTATTTAATATGCAGCATGTCAACTTCATAAGCAAAATATTAAAAAAACCAAAAAAAGATTAGATCTGTCTTTTGGGTTTATAAAGTTTATGTATTGGGGCACATCTGTGGGATCCCTGCAGTAAATTCTTTAGATTATGAGAGAAATCAAAAAAATATTTCATATTATTTTAGACCTTTGCTATATTTTGAAAAGGTCAAAGCTATGTTTAAAACATTTAAATATTTATTTCTATTGACGCTAATCCCATTTTTGTATTTCTCGCCTATGTTGACAGGTGAAAAGATTTTTGTAACAGGAGATTTGGGATTTTATTTTCTTCCTCCTAAATTTTTATGGGTTCAATTAATAAAATTATATACAATACCTTTTTGGAACCCTCATAATTATTCTGGTATACCTCTTATAGCGACACTGCAATCTGGTGTATTTTATCCGCCTCATATTTTATATCTTTTTTTGCCGTTTAACTTGGCATGGAATTGGTTGATAATATTACACTTTGTTCTTGTAGGTATAGGCATGTTTAAGCTGGCAAGTTATATTAGAATATCAAAGAAAGGTTCTTTAATAAGCGGAATGGTATTTATGCTATCGGGTTATCTGTTTTCTAATCACAGTCAGGTATCTTTTCTTTTTGCAATTGCGTGGCTCCCACTAATAATATTTAATTGTCTTAAATTTATAAACAATACCGAAAAAAAAATTTTAGTAACCATTTCAATTTTATTATCATTTCAATTTTTTGCCGGTGCACCAGAAATCAGCATCATTTCCATTGTATTGACAGGATTTTTTATCTTTTTTGAGCCATTAGCAATAGACAACAATAATAAACACTTTGTATCCAAAACAAAATCATTTATTTTGGTTTTATGTCTTTTTTTTCTTTTATCTTCTATCCAATTACTACCTTTTTATGAATTAAAAACATATAGTATAAGGGCAAGTGGTTTAAGTTTTGAGGAGGCAACAACCTGGTCTCTCAAGGGATGGGATTTTTTACAATTCTTCATGCCAGGCCCTATTGATTACTATGTCGATGAAAAATCTTACTGGCTAAAGCAATCCTATCTGAAATCTCTTTATATTGGCTCAATACCTTTATTTTTATCTTTTTTATACTTTATTTCATTCAATAAAGAAAGGATCTTTTTTTTAATTCTTTTATCAATATCTATTTTATTGGCCCTTGGTAATGCCACATTCATTTACAAAATTCTTCATAATATCCCAATTTTCAATAGTATTAGATATCCTGTAAAATTTATTCTTATATTCTTTTTTGTTATTGCGCTAACAGCCGGATATGGTTTAGATATTCTAAAGGATTCTTTCAATTGCCAAAAAAATAAAAAAATAAAAATAGCTATTTATAGCTATCTGATAATCAGTTTAATTAGTCTCATAATCTTTCTTATTATGTGCATCTTTCCTGAAATATCTTATAATATTATAGATTCTTTCAGAAACTATCTGCCTAATTTAGAAGACAACAATAAAAATTTTGTCTATATTAAGAGGTTTTCAATCTTTAATATATTTTTTGGCTTTATTCTCTTTTTATTTATTCATTCAAAAGGGAAAGCTATTTTTTTAGACATATTAATATTTGTTTTAATTGCAGATTTATTTTTAATAAATTTTGGTCATTATAAAAAAGCCACTTGGTCATCTTTTGGAGACAAGGACAGACTTAACAAATATGAATTTTTATTAAAACAACAGGAAACAGCAAGATATTTTATTACACCATCAACTTTTAAAACTTTCTTCATAACAGATATACACACCAGACTCTCCTTTCCTTTCCATTTTGATTCTATGACAGGGTTATATTCTGTAACTGGGAATGAGGTTCTTGAAATAAAAAATTATAAAATATTCCGCAGCCTTTTAAACAATCCACAATCGCCTGAATGTGCAAAGAAACTTCTTTATTTAGCAGGGGTTAAATATATAATAACCTCTGAAAGGTTTGATGATAGAAGCACTAAAGCCCTGAATTTAAAAATGTTGAAGACTGATAGAATAATAGATAAAGATATATATTTTTACGAATTTTTATCTTTTGCAGGAAGGTTCATTTTATTCTATTCTGCCCATTTTATGTCCGATGAAAATGAAATAATAAAAAGCCTCTATTCTGTAAATAATGATCCTCAAAAAGCTCTTTTAATATCTTCAAAAGAAAATAAAATAGAAACATATCCTGAAGGTAATGGCCATATAAAATTAATATCTTACACACCAAATAAGATTGTTTTGCACACACAAACAGATAACGATGCCTTTTTATATTTAAGCGATACCTGGTATCCTGGCTGGAAGGCATATGTAGATAAGGAAGAAAAAGAAATTTACAGGGCAAACCTTACATTCAGGGCCATTAAACTGCCGAAAGGAAACCATGAAATAATATTTAAATATAAACCTATGTCATTCTATATCGGTGCTATTTTAACCCTTTTAGGCATCCTTTTATCCATAGGGCTGGTTTTAAAAGATAAAAAACTGACTCGAAAAAAAGAATAATAGAAAGAGATTTCCCTTTGTGGAAGATCTCAGTTAATTTCTGATCCCCTTTATTTGCTTCTAATGATATTTTTGCCTTGAATACTGCTTTTGTGGTTTCTTCCATAGTAAAACAGGTTTATCAAGTAAACTACGTAGGGTGCATAAGAACTCTGGAATAGATTAAAGAGAATATAAGGACTATTTGGAATGTAATAATGAGAAATGAAGCCTATTTGAAAAAAACAAAGCCGTAATATTACCTATACATCTGTAAAATTCAGTCTTTGCCTTTTCCTTTATTGATTCACCCACTTTTATTGCAAATCTGGATAGATAATAATCAAATACCTGTTTCTCCAGTTCCTGTGCGTAGTTTATATTTTCAGTAT
This is a stretch of genomic DNA from Syntrophorhabdaceae bacterium. It encodes these proteins:
- a CDS encoding pilin; translation: MLSFKKNKGFTLIELLIVIAIIGILAAIAIPAYSNYAKKSRLTSVINSMGAVKNAIIAYYTENTSTTFPACSDAAAIKTTFGVEPQTQYATYTTDANAVITATSTISGLTGTLTLTPDWSTGRWTWGGTVDNSYIPKN
- a CDS encoding YfhO family protein, whose amino-acid sequence is MFKTFKYLFLLTLIPFLYFSPMLTGEKIFVTGDLGFYFLPPKFLWVQLIKLYTIPFWNPHNYSGIPLIATLQSGVFYPPHILYLFLPFNLAWNWLIILHFVLVGIGMFKLASYIRISKKGSLISGMVFMLSGYLFSNHSQVSFLFAIAWLPLIIFNCLKFINNTEKKILVTISILLSFQFFAGAPEISIISIVLTGFFIFFEPLAIDNNNKHFVSKTKSFILVLCLFFLLSSIQLLPFYELKTYSIRASGLSFEEATTWSLKGWDFLQFFMPGPIDYYVDEKSYWLKQSYLKSLYIGSIPLFLSFLYFISFNKERIFFLILLSISILLALGNATFIYKILHNIPIFNSIRYPVKFILIFFFVIALTAGYGLDILKDSFNCQKNKKIKIAIYSYLIISLISLIIFLIMCIFPEISYNIIDSFRNYLPNLEDNNKNFVYIKRFSIFNIFFGFILFLFIHSKGKAIFLDILIFVLIADLFLINFGHYKKATWSSFGDKDRLNKYEFLLKQQETARYFITPSTFKTFFITDIHTRLSFPFHFDSMTGLYSVTGNEVLEIKNYKIFRSLLNNPQSPECAKKLLYLAGVKYIITSERFDDRSTKALNLKMLKTDRIIDKDIYFYEFLSFAGRFILFYSAHFMSDENEIIKSLYSVNNDPQKALLISSKENKIETYPEGNGHIKLISYTPNKIVLHTQTDNDAFLYLSDTWYPGWKAYVDKEEKEIYRANLTFRAIKLPKGNHEIIFKYKPMSFYIGAILTLLGILLSIGLVLKDKKLTRKKE